A region of Anguilla rostrata isolate EN2019 chromosome 10, ASM1855537v3, whole genome shotgun sequence DNA encodes the following proteins:
- the LOC135265184 gene encoding endoplasmic reticulum chaperone BiP: MKMRLLCVVLLVAGSVFADDDDKKESVGTVVGIDLGTTYSCVGVFKNGRVEIIANDQGNRITPSYVAFTTEGERLIGDAAKNQLTSNPENTVFDAKRLIGRTWNDPSVQQDIKYLPFKVIEKKTKPHIQVDIGGGQIKTFAPEEISAMVLTKMKETAEAYLGKKVTHAVVTVPAYFNDAQRQATKDAGVIAGLNVMRIINEPTAAAIAYGLDKRDGEKNILVFDLGGGTFDVSLLTIDNGVFEVVATNGDTHLGGEDFDQRVMEHFIKLYKKKTGKDVRKDNRAVQKLRREVEKAKRALSAQHQARIEIESFFEGEDFSETLTRAKFEELNMDLFRSTMKPVQKVLEDSDLKKPDIDEIVLVGGSTRIPKIQQLVKEFFNGKEPSRGINPDEAVAYGAAVQAGVLSGEEDTGDLVLLDVCPLTLGIETVGGVMTKLIPRNTVVPTKKSQIFSTASDNQPTVTIKVYEGERPLTKDNHLLGTFDLTGIPPAPRGVPQIEVTFEIDVNGILRVTAEDKGTGNKNKITITNDQNRLTPEDIERMVNDAERFADEDKKLKERIDSRNELESYAYSLKNQVGDKEKLGGKLSSEDKEAIEKAVEEKIEWLESHQDADLEEFQAKKKELEEVVQPIVSKLYGAAGGPPPEGAEDDEEGGKDEL, translated from the exons ATGAAGATGAGGCTGTTGTGCGTGGTGCTGCTGGTCGCCGGCAGCGTGTTCGCGGACGACGACGACAAGAAGGAGAGCGTGGGGACCGTGGTAGGGATCGACCTGGGAACGACGTACTCTTG TGTTGGTGTGTTCAAGAACGGTCGTGTTGAGATCATCGCCAATGACCAGGGTAACCGCATCACACCCTCTTACGTGGCCTTCACCACCGAGGGCGAGCGTCTCATTGGAGATGCTGCCAAGAACCAGCTGACCTCTAACCCAGAGAACACTGTGTTCGATGCCAAGAGGCTCATCGGGCGCACCTGGAATGACCCCTCCGTTCAGCAGGACATCAAGTACCTGCCTTTCAAG GTGATTGAGAAGAAGACTAAGCCCCACATTCAGGTGGACATCGGCGGTGGCCAGATAAAGACCTTTGCCCCGGAAGAGATCTCCGCGATGGTCCTCACCAAGATGAAGGAAACTGCTGAAGCTTACCTGGGGAAGAAG GTCACTCATGCCGTGGTCACCGTCCCTGCCTACTTCAACGATGCTCAGCGCCAGGCCACCAAGGACGCTGGGGTCATCGCCGGACTGAATGTGATGAGGATCATCAATGAGCC TACCGCCGCAGCTATTGCCTACGGCCTGGACAAGCGGGACGGAGAGAAGAACATCCTTGTGTTCGATCTGGGCGGCGGCACCTTCGACGTTTCCCTGCTGACCATCGACAACGGCGTCTTCGAGGTGGTGGCCACCAACGGGGACACCCACCTGGGCGGTGAAGACTTCGACCAGCGCGTCATGGAGCACTTCATCAAGCTGTACAAGAAAAAGACGGGCAAGGACGTGCGCAAGGACAACCGCGCCGTGCAGAAGCTGCGTCGCGAGGTGGAGAAGGCCAAGCGCGCCCTGTCCGCCCAGCACCAGGCCCGCATTGAGATCGAGTCCTTCTTCGAGGGCGAGGACTTCTCCGAGACCCTCACCCGTGCCAAGTTCGAGGAGCTCAACATG GACCTGTTCCGCTCCACCATGAAGCCCGtgcagaaggttctggaagacTCTGACCTGAAGAAGCCCGACATCGACGAGATCGTGCTGGTGGGAGGCTCCACCCGCATCCCCAAGATCCAGCAGCTGGTGAAGGAGTTTTTCAACGGGAAGGAGCCATCCCGTGGCATCAACCCCGATGAGGCTGTGGCCTACGGAGCAGCGGTGCAGGCAGGAGTGCTCTCTGGAGAGGAGGACACAG GTGACCTTGTTTTGCTGGACGTGTGCCCTTTGACCTTGGGGATTgagactgtgggaggagtcaTGACCAAGCTGATTCCCAGAAACACTGTGGTGCCCACAAAGAAGTCCCAGATCTTCTCCACGGCCTCTGATAACCAGCCCACTGTCACCATCAAGGTCTATGAAG GTGAGCGTCCCCTGACCAAAGACAACCACCTGCTGGGCACCTTCGACCTGACCGGCATCCCGCCGGCACCCCGCGGTGTCCCGCAGATCGAGGTGACCTTCGAGATCGACGTCAACGGCATCCTGCGCGTGACGGCGGAGGACAAGGGCACGGGCAACAAGAACAAGATCACCATCACCAACGACCAGAACCGGCTGACCCCCGAGGACATTGAGCGCATGGTGAACGACGCCGAGCGCTTCGCCGACGAGGACAAGAAGCTGAAGGAGCGCATCGACTCCCGCAACGAGCTCGAGAGCTACGCCTACTCGCTCAAGAACCAGGTGGGCGACAAGGAGAAGCTGGGCGGCAAGCTCTCGTCGGAAGACAAGGAGGCCATCGAGAAGGCGGTGGAGGAGAAGATCGAGTGGCTCGAGTCGCACCAGGACGCCGACCTGGAGGAATTCCAGGCCAAgaagaaggagctggaggaggtggtgcaGCCAATCGTCAGCAAGCTCTACGGTGCTGCGGGCGGCCCGCCCCCTGAGGGGGCCGAGGACGATGAGGAGGGCGGGAAGGATGAGTTGTAG